A genomic window from Indicator indicator isolate 239-I01 chromosome 10, UM_Iind_1.1, whole genome shotgun sequence includes:
- the FOXE3 gene encoding forkhead box protein E3, whose protein sequence is MNAAGFPCLRGMCTLPAPSPAAAASPGSPGPPRGSPVAGQAPPVKPEPQGARSSPPPPPPLPPEEPPAPAGGRRRKRPVQRGKPPYSYIALIAMAIANAAERKLTLGGIYKFITERFPFYRENPKKWQNSIRHNLTLNDCFVKIPREPGHPGKGNYWTLDPAAEDMFDNGSFLRRRKRFKRTDITTYPGYMQNSSAFTPPPTARPTAPTAPYPNTLCSPGYGTQLSSTVFHPYAAGAAPPAQHPRMFSIDSLISGQQALQPSPPAELGHPSLGLSGAELAPTCSTGSSEPPCFQAQPVSPGLLGRAGPNTLAYPYAASPPHLPVAQGSYSPSSPQLYGAPNRLTLPAMRPPACTEHSEQLLGLSASPLSQFGSSNAYMRQPNFPTGLERYM, encoded by the coding sequence ATGAACGCGGCCGGCTTCCCCTGCTTGCGAGGTATGTGCACGCTACCGGCGCCCAGCCCCGCCGCCGCGGCCAGCCCCGGCTCCCCGGGGCCGCCCCGGGGATCTCCTGTCGCCGGCCAGGCGCCTCCGGTGAAGCCGGAACCGCAGGGCGCTAGGAGCAGCCCTCCTCCCCCGCCGCCGCTGCCCCCCGAGGAACCGCCGGCTCCGGCCGGAGGTCGCCGGAGGAAGCGGCCAGTGCAGCGGGGCAAACCCCCCTACTCTTATATCGCCCTCATCGCCATGGCCATCGCCAACGCCGCCGAAAGGAAGCTCACTTTGGGGGGCATCTACAAGTTCATCACTGAGCGCTTTCCGTTCTACCGGGAGAACCCCAAGAAATGGCAGAACAGCATCCGCCACAACCTCACCCTCAATGACTGCTTCGTCAAGATCCCCCGGGAACCCGGCCATCCCGGCAAGGGCAACTACTGGACACTGGATCCAGCCGCAGAGGACATGTTTGACAACGGGAGCTTCCTGCGTAGGAGGAAGCGGTTCAAGCGCACCGACATCACCACCTATCCTGGCTACATGCAGAACTCCAGTGCCTTCACACCTCCACCCACTGCCCGTCCCACGGCACCAACAGCACCCTACCCCAACACCCTCTGCTCACCCGGCTAtggcacccagctctccagcaccgTCTTCCACCCCTATGCGGCTGGGGCAGCACCACCAGCGCAGCATCCCAGGATGTTCAGCATCGACAGCCTCATCAGCGGGCAGCAGGCCCTGCAGCCCTCACCTCCAGCCGAGCTGGGCCACCCATCACTGGGTTTGTCTGGGGCCGAACTGGCTCCTACCTGCTCCACCGGCAGCTCCGAACCTCCCTGCTTCCAGGCACAGCCCGTCAGCCCCGGCTTGTTGGGCCGAGCTGGACCCAACACCCTGGCTTATCCCTATGCCGCCTCACCCCCTCACCTGCCTGTAGCGCAGGGCAGCTACTCACCCAGCAGCCCACAGCTCTATGGGGCTCCCAACAGACTGACCCTGCCAGCCATGAGGCCCCCTGCCTGCACCGAGCACAGTGAGCAGCTCTTGGGGCTCTCGGCATCACCCCTCAGTCAGTTTGGCTCTAGCAACGCCTACATGAGGCAGCCCAATTTCCCCACTGGCCTGGAGCGATACATGTGA